In Methanococcoides sp. AM1, one genomic interval encodes:
- a CDS encoding DUF5817 domain-containing protein, translating to MGGSYDIIVDKLKAMPLAGCHTYTRQYNQSVMPVYSVIVCPKCRKSAQLIEQKGAKTTKCQRCGATLQTRKLRIFHTTDVLEDAIAVRTKLQANILGKGYDTISDKSTFSTFASSSTGEDTNLTFQVNPHHVMPKPTTHTPNTNDHTIQTPVKHTSATNRPKRKDPVKTILSILEKAQSEMQMIELHDHALRQDLD from the coding sequence ATGGGAGGAAGTTATGACATCATCGTTGATAAATTGAAGGCTATGCCTTTGGCAGGGTGCCATACTTATACGAGACAGTACAACCAGTCAGTGATGCCAGTTTATTCGGTCATAGTGTGTCCAAAATGCAGGAAGTCTGCACAGTTGATAGAACAAAAAGGTGCAAAGACCACGAAATGCCAGCGATGCGGAGCTACATTGCAGACAAGAAAATTGAGGATATTTCACACAACGGATGTCCTTGAAGATGCCATTGCAGTACGCACAAAGCTACAGGCAAACATACTGGGAAAAGGATATGACACAATATCGGACAAGTCCACGTTCTCAACTTTTGCATCCAGCTCCACAGGAGAGGACACAAACCTGACTTTTCAGGTAAACCCCCATCATGTTATGCCCAAACCTACAACGCATACACCTAACACAAATGATCATACTATTCAAACACCTGTAAAACATACATCTGCCACGAATAGACCTAAAAGGAAGGATCCTGTAAAGACCATATTATCCATTCTTGAAAAAGCACAGAGTGAAATGCAGATGATCGAACTTCACGACCATGCACTCAGGCAGGATCTTGATTAG